One Malus domestica chromosome 11, GDT2T_hap1 genomic region harbors:
- the LOC103448597 gene encoding uncharacterized protein isoform X1, which translates to MHRENHSPLCPPSTTSANRYSTTTQVKTKKKKNKITNFFPCFRSSDVTVLELGRLPKNVFTYMAIDDKERGVFPKVVPMSLSSSLATSNDEGDDEKCHCTQQEEKGRCGFSQVLKAVLVKTKLQVKKIHERKFETNFANTTNESSITSTSNLDWSEGDVPKVISKKRSYIGMEEKGGLVFPKVSPMASPLLCNEENNDKRDSQYWRSKGRNKLSNVLKAILFDTSLAKKIQKRKKGKKLGRNESSKYNSKEDDPKVMSDTASFLTNCSIFTSSSINSSSSSISQTSNSSIRYLSKRIKSFRSSSSCNFKANLRYLSVKFRSTSTSTSSKANSRSNSDKHKLFEANKNASKEGQGQQDQDVTRIEKNKYKKVCYRSIVSLCFLLMVLWGLMFYGKICAILCTLVWLFSVPLWCTSVGHHGLTNKIDKKKFIIGGLLPRDTQTIH; encoded by the exons ATGCATCGCGAAAACCACAGCCCGCTATGTCCCCCAAGTACAACAAGTGCCAATAGATATTCGACAACGACCCAAGTGAagaccaagaagaagaaaaataaaataaccaaTTTCTTCCCATGCTTTCGATCGTCTGATGTGACTGTTTTGGAACTAGGACGACTTCCTAAGAATGTTTTCACATACATGGCTATAGATGATAAGGAACGTGGGGTGTTTCCTAAGGTGGTACCAATGTCTTTATCGTCGTCGTTGGCAACatcaaatgatgaaggagatgaTGAAAAATGTCACTGTACTCAACAAGAAGAGAAAGGACGATGTGGATTTTCTCAAGTTTTAAAGGCAGTTTTGGTCAAAACAAAACTG CAGGTTAAGAAGATCCatgaaagaaaatttgaaacgAATTTTGCTAACACAACAAATGAGAGTTCAATTACCTCAACTTCTAATCTAGATTGGTCGGAGGGAGATGTGCCGAAAGTGATCTCCAAGAAAAGGTCATACATTGGCATGGAAGAAAAGGGAGGTTTGGTTTTCCCGAAAGTGTCACCAATGGCTTCACCATTGCTATGTAATGAAGAAAATAATGACAAACGTGACAGTCAATATTGGAGAAGTAAAGGCCGAAATAAATTATCGAATGTTTTGAAGGCGATTTTGTTCGATACATCTTTG GCCAAGAAGattcaaaaaagaaagaagggaaagaaacttggaagaaatgagagttcaAAGTACAATTCCAAGGAAGATGACCCAAAAGTGATGTCTGACACTGCTTCTTTTTTAACTAATTGTTCTATCTTCACTTCATCTTCTATAAACTCTTCATCAAGTTCGATATCGCAAACATCCAATTCAAGCATCAGGTATTTGTCCAAGAGGATCAAATCTTTTCGATCAAGCTCGTCTTGTAATTTTAAAGCCAATTTGAGGTACTTGTCCGTCAAATTTCGATCAACTTCAACTAGTACTAGTTCGAAGGCCAATTCAAGGTCTAATTCTGATAAACACAAATTGTTTGAAGCAAATAAAAATGCTTCAAAAGAAGGGCAAGGACAACAAGACCAAGATGTTACCAGGATTGAGAAGAACAAGTACAAAAAAGTATGTTACAGATCGATTGTGAGTTTGTGTTTCCTGCTCATGGTTTTGTGGGGTTTGATGTTTTATGGTAAGATTTGTGCCATTTTATGTACTTTGGTGTGGCTCTTCAGTGTGCCTCTTTGGTGTACAAGTGTTGGACATCATGGTTTAACAAACAAGATTGACAAGAAGAAAttcatcattggagggttgctACCAAGAGACACTCAAACAATTCACTGA
- the LOC103448597 gene encoding uncharacterized protein isoform X2, with the protein MHRENHSPLCPPSTTSANRYSTTTQVKTKKKKNKITNFFPCFRSSDVTVLELGRLPKNVFTYMAIDDKERGVFPKVVPMSLSSSLATSNDEGDDEKCHCTQQEEKGRCGFSQVLKAVLVKTKLVKKIHERKFETNFANTTNESSITSTSNLDWSEGDVPKVISKKRSYIGMEEKGGLVFPKVSPMASPLLCNEENNDKRDSQYWRSKGRNKLSNVLKAILFDTSLAKKIQKRKKGKKLGRNESSKYNSKEDDPKVMSDTASFLTNCSIFTSSSINSSSSSISQTSNSSIRYLSKRIKSFRSSSSCNFKANLRYLSVKFRSTSTSTSSKANSRSNSDKHKLFEANKNASKEGQGQQDQDVTRIEKNKYKKVCYRSIVSLCFLLMVLWGLMFYGKICAILCTLVWLFSVPLWCTSVGHHGLTNKIDKKKFIIGGLLPRDTQTIH; encoded by the exons ATGCATCGCGAAAACCACAGCCCGCTATGTCCCCCAAGTACAACAAGTGCCAATAGATATTCGACAACGACCCAAGTGAagaccaagaagaagaaaaataaaataaccaaTTTCTTCCCATGCTTTCGATCGTCTGATGTGACTGTTTTGGAACTAGGACGACTTCCTAAGAATGTTTTCACATACATGGCTATAGATGATAAGGAACGTGGGGTGTTTCCTAAGGTGGTACCAATGTCTTTATCGTCGTCGTTGGCAACatcaaatgatgaaggagatgaTGAAAAATGTCACTGTACTCAACAAGAAGAGAAAGGACGATGTGGATTTTCTCAAGTTTTAAAGGCAGTTTTGGTCAAAACAAAACTG GTTAAGAAGATCCatgaaagaaaatttgaaacgAATTTTGCTAACACAACAAATGAGAGTTCAATTACCTCAACTTCTAATCTAGATTGGTCGGAGGGAGATGTGCCGAAAGTGATCTCCAAGAAAAGGTCATACATTGGCATGGAAGAAAAGGGAGGTTTGGTTTTCCCGAAAGTGTCACCAATGGCTTCACCATTGCTATGTAATGAAGAAAATAATGACAAACGTGACAGTCAATATTGGAGAAGTAAAGGCCGAAATAAATTATCGAATGTTTTGAAGGCGATTTTGTTCGATACATCTTTG GCCAAGAAGattcaaaaaagaaagaagggaaagaaacttggaagaaatgagagttcaAAGTACAATTCCAAGGAAGATGACCCAAAAGTGATGTCTGACACTGCTTCTTTTTTAACTAATTGTTCTATCTTCACTTCATCTTCTATAAACTCTTCATCAAGTTCGATATCGCAAACATCCAATTCAAGCATCAGGTATTTGTCCAAGAGGATCAAATCTTTTCGATCAAGCTCGTCTTGTAATTTTAAAGCCAATTTGAGGTACTTGTCCGTCAAATTTCGATCAACTTCAACTAGTACTAGTTCGAAGGCCAATTCAAGGTCTAATTCTGATAAACACAAATTGTTTGAAGCAAATAAAAATGCTTCAAAAGAAGGGCAAGGACAACAAGACCAAGATGTTACCAGGATTGAGAAGAACAAGTACAAAAAAGTATGTTACAGATCGATTGTGAGTTTGTGTTTCCTGCTCATGGTTTTGTGGGGTTTGATGTTTTATGGTAAGATTTGTGCCATTTTATGTACTTTGGTGTGGCTCTTCAGTGTGCCTCTTTGGTGTACAAGTGTTGGACATCATGGTTTAACAAACAAGATTGACAAGAAGAAAttcatcattggagggttgctACCAAGAGACACTCAAACAATTCACTGA
- the LOC103448597 gene encoding uncharacterized protein isoform X3 produces MHRENHSPLCPPSTTSANRYSTTTQVKTKKKKNKITNFFPCFRSSDVTVLELGRLPKNVFTYMAIDDKERGVFPKVVPMSLSSSLATSNDEGDDEKCHCTQQEEKGRCGFSQVLKAVLVKTKLQVKKIHERKFETNFANTTNESSITSTSNLDWSEGDVPKVISKKRSYIGMEEKGGLVFPKVSPMASPLLCNEENNDKRDSQYWRSKGRNKLSNVLKAILFDTSLAKKIQKRKKGKKLGRNESSKYNSKEDDPKVMSDTASFLTNCSIFTSSSINSSSSSISQTSNSSIRYLSKRIKSFRSSSSCNFKANLSK; encoded by the exons ATGCATCGCGAAAACCACAGCCCGCTATGTCCCCCAAGTACAACAAGTGCCAATAGATATTCGACAACGACCCAAGTGAagaccaagaagaagaaaaataaaataaccaaTTTCTTCCCATGCTTTCGATCGTCTGATGTGACTGTTTTGGAACTAGGACGACTTCCTAAGAATGTTTTCACATACATGGCTATAGATGATAAGGAACGTGGGGTGTTTCCTAAGGTGGTACCAATGTCTTTATCGTCGTCGTTGGCAACatcaaatgatgaaggagatgaTGAAAAATGTCACTGTACTCAACAAGAAGAGAAAGGACGATGTGGATTTTCTCAAGTTTTAAAGGCAGTTTTGGTCAAAACAAAACTG CAGGTTAAGAAGATCCatgaaagaaaatttgaaacgAATTTTGCTAACACAACAAATGAGAGTTCAATTACCTCAACTTCTAATCTAGATTGGTCGGAGGGAGATGTGCCGAAAGTGATCTCCAAGAAAAGGTCATACATTGGCATGGAAGAAAAGGGAGGTTTGGTTTTCCCGAAAGTGTCACCAATGGCTTCACCATTGCTATGTAATGAAGAAAATAATGACAAACGTGACAGTCAATATTGGAGAAGTAAAGGCCGAAATAAATTATCGAATGTTTTGAAGGCGATTTTGTTCGATACATCTTTG GCCAAGAAGattcaaaaaagaaagaagggaaagaaacttggaagaaatgagagttcaAAGTACAATTCCAAGGAAGATGACCCAAAAGTGATGTCTGACACTGCTTCTTTTTTAACTAATTGTTCTATCTTCACTTCATCTTCTATAAACTCTTCATCAAGTTCGATATCGCAAACATCCAATTCAAGCATCAGGTATTTGTCCAAGAGGATCAAATCTTTTCGATCAAGCTCGTCTTGTAATTTTAAAGCCAATTTGAG CAAATAA
- the LOC103448596 gene encoding ubiquitin carboxyl-terminal hydrolase 14-like — protein sequence MLDPMDLLRSNLSRVRIPEPTNRIYKQECCISFDTPRSEGGLFVDMNTFLAFGKDCVGWNYEKTGNPVYLHIRQTKVLVPEDRPLKKPTLMAIGVDGGFDNNEPEYEETHSIVLLPDYVTLPFPSVELPEKVRLAVDAILLAEGAERKEQLAAWTAEKKQVSAYATNLQQIDNGIIIPSSGWKCCKCDKRENLWLNLTDGMILCGRKNWDGTGGNNHAIEHYKETGYPLAVKLGTITADLEGADVFSYPEDDSVLDPLLAQHLAFFGIDFSSLQKTEMTTAERELDQNTNFDWNRIQESGQEVEPIFGPGYTGLVNLGNSCYMAATMQVVFSTHSFYSGYFKNQSLKMAFEKAPADPTVDLNMQLTKLAHGLLSGKYSVPVTEEKDHTNAAAPTTKSKQEGIPPRMFKAVIAASHPEFSSMRQQDALEFFLHFLDQVERVHSGRPEVDPARSFKFGIEDRIMCSSGKVAYHRRLDYILSLNIPLHAATNKEELEAFQKLKAEKITEGKEVSSDEIVRPRVPLEACLANFSSPEEIQDFYSTALKAKTTAVKSTGLTSFPDYLVLHMRKFVMEVGWVPKKLDVYIDVPDIIDISHMRSKGLQPGEELLPEGGEEEEPNKPVANESIVSQLVSMGFNHLHCQKAAINTSNAGVEEAMNWLLSHMDDADIDTPISQGGQCVVDQSKVDMLISFGFQEDIARKALKASGGDIEKATDWIFNNPDASVSSDMDATTSDGAPTAIDAGLPDGAGRYRLMGIVSHIGTSTQCGHYVAHILKDGRWVIFNDSKVGASVNPPKDMGYLYFFERLNS from the exons ATGCTCGACCCCATGGACCTGCTCCGATCCAATCTCTCCCGGGTACGGATCCCGGAACCCACCAACCGCATCTACAAGCAAGAATGCTGCATCTCTTTCGACACTCCG AGATCAGAAGGTGGTTTGTTTGTGGATATGAACACATTTCTTGCTTTTGGGAAGGATTGTGTGGGCTGGAACTACGAAAAAACTGGAAATCCAGTTTATTTGCATATAAGGCAAACTAAAGTGTTGGTTCCTGAAGATaggcctttgaagaaaccaaCACTCATGGCTATAG GTGTCGATGGGGGATTTGATAACAATGAACCTGAATATGAAGAAACGCACAGTATAGTCCTATTGCCTGATTATGTAACTCTTCCATTCCCATCTGTCGAATTACCAGAGAAG GTAAGATTGGCAGTTGATGCTATTTTATTGGCTGAGGGTGCTGAGAGGAAAGAACAACTTGCAGCATGGACAGCTGAGAAGAAGCAAGTTAGTGCTTATGCAACGAATTTGCAGCAGATTGACAATGGTATTATTATTCCTTCATCTGGCTGGAAATGTTGCAAGTGTGATAAAAGGGAAAATCTTTGGTTAAATCTAACTGATGGAATGATCCTCTGTGGGAGAAAAAATTGGGATGGAACTGGTGGCAACAACCATGCCATTGAACACTATAAGGAGACGGGCTATCCTCTTGCTGTAAAGCTGGGGACAATTACAGCTGATCTGGAAGGAGCAG ATGTTTTTTCATACCCAGAGGATGATAGTGTATTAGACCCGCTTTTAGCGCAACATCTGGCATTTTTTGGCATTGATTTCTCATCGTTACAGAAG ACAGAAATGACAACTGCCGAAAGAGAGCTTGACCAGAATACCAATTTTGACTGGAACCGGATTCAAGAAAGTGGACAGGAAGTCGAACCGATATTTGGACCCGGTTACACTGGACTTGTGAATCTTGGAAACAG CTGCTATATGGCAGCGACTATGCAAGTCGTGTTTTCAACGCACTCTTTCTATTCCGG ATACTTCAAGAATCAAAGTTTGAAAatggcttttgagaaagcaccAGCTGACCCCACTGTAGACCTGAACATGCAGTT AACAAAGTTGGCACATGGTTTGCTGTCTGGTAAATACTCTGTTCCTGTAACCGAG GAAAAAGATCATACAAATGCTGCTGCCCCTACAACAAAATCA AAACAGGAAGGCATACCCCCTCGTATGTTTAAAGCAGTTATAGCTGCCAGCCATCCGGAATTTTCCTCCATGAGACAACAG GATGCCTTGGAGTTCTTCCTTCATTTTCTTGACCAAGTTGAACGAGTTCATTCTGGAAGACCTGAGGTGGATCCTGCTAGGAGCTTTAAGTTTGGCATTGAAGATCGTATTATGTGTTCATCTGGGAAAGTTGCTTACCATAGAAGGCTCGACTACATTCTCTCATTAAACATTCCACTTCATGCAGCCACTAATAAAG AAGAACTTGAAGCATTTCAGAAATTGAAAGCTGAAAAGATTACGGAAGGCAAGGAAGT ATCCAGTGATGAGATTGTACGTCCAAGGGTTCCTCTAGAAGCATGCCTTGCAAACTTTTCATCTCCAGAAGAAATACAGGATTTTTACAGCACTGCCTTGAAGGCCAAGACAACTGCTGTGAA GAGTACAGGTCTAACTTCATTCCCCGATTATCTGGTGTTGCACATGCGAAAGTTTGTAATGGAAGTGGGCTGGGTGCCAAAAAAACTTG ATGTGTATATAGATGTtcctgatatcatcgatatcaGTCACATGCGGAGCAAGGGACTCCAACCTGGTGAAGAGTTGTTGCCGGAGGGTG GAGAAGAGGAGGAACCGAATAAGCCTGTCGCCAACGAGAGTATTGTTTCCCAGCTTGTTTCAATGGGTTTCAACCATTTACACTGTCAGAAAGCTGCCATTAATACGTCGAATGCCGGAGTGGAAGAGGCAATGAATTGGCTACTTTCTCACATGGATGATGCAG ATATAGATACTCCTATTTCTCAAGGAGGACAGTGTGTGGTTGACCAATCAAAAGTGGATATGTTGATTTCATTTGGTTTTCAAGAAGACATTGCTCGGAAGGCACTGAAAGCATCG GGTGGTGACATCGAGAAAGCCACAGATTGGATATTCAACAATCCTGATGCTTCTGTTTCATCGGACATGGATGCGACGACATCTGATGGTGCACCTACTGCGATTGATGCTGGACTGCCTGATGGAGCAGGGA GATATAGACTCATGGGAATTGTAAGCCACATCGGAACATCTACTCAATGTGGTCATTACGTTGCGCACATCTTAAAAGATGGCAGATGGGTTATTTTCAATGACAGCAAAGTTGGAGCTTCCGTTAATCCTCCCAAGGACATGGGATACCTTTACTTCTTTGAGAGACTTAACAGCTGA
- the LOC103448595 gene encoding uncharacterized protein yields MSRFLAYGNVRRGVRSFLQDQRTGYVEVASNKVYHSVEAPYTLCRLFPRYMHCLRGQSPFMLHKARDELLRSSGSRNLYTLSSRTRVSHHAQFAWKKLSQLCSYRGPTLPPIGQIARAVSLSLTRSNLVAPGVIAFVIGEFARTQRTCAEAEGLPTKDTLYLHAQDGHIYLTSLVFALVECIILFIRAIYLAILFSPCITMAPFAKSLGRRYRRIWLRVLHLTLEKAGPAFIKWGQWAAARPDLFPRDLCSELSELHTRAPAHSFYFTQKSIEKAFGRRLPEIFEKFDEEPVASGSVAQVHQAVLKYRYPGQQIKPRVVAVKVRHPGVGEAIRRDFVIIHCVAKISRLIPYLKSLRLDESIQQFAVYMMSQVDLSREAAHLSRFIYNFRRWKDVSFPRPLYPLVHPSVLVETYEQGQSVMHYVDELEGNEPIKNALAHIGSHALLKMLLVDNFIHADMHPGNILVRVSRCKLPSKQLCRLRPHVVFLDVGMTAELSKRDQLNLVEFFKAVALKDGRTVAERTLRLSGQQDCPNPRAFIEEVEKSFKIWYSPEGDIIHAADCMHQLLEQVQRHKVRIDGNVCTVMVTTLVLEGWQRKLDPEYDVMQTLQTLLFKADWAESLIYTLEGLMAP; encoded by the exons ATGTCCAG ATTTTTGGCCTATGGAAATGTAAGGAGGGGTGTAAGATCCTTTCTTCAAGATCAGCGAACTGGATACGTAGAAGTTGCAAGTAACAAGGTGTATCACTCAGTTGAAGCTCCTTACACCCTATGCAGATTGTTTCCGAGGTATATGCATTGTTTAAGAGGGCAGTCCCCGTTTATGTTACATAAAGCAAGAGATGAGTTGTTAAGGAGCAGTGGTTCTAGGAACTTATATACCCTATCGTCAAGAACCAGAGTTTCTCACCATGCTCAATTTGCTTGGAAAAAGCTTTCTCAGTTATGTTCCTATAGGGGCCCAACTTTACCGCCAATTGGTCAAATTGCGCGTGCAGTGAGCTTGTCTTTGACACGCTCAAATTTAGTAGCTCCTGGTGTTATTGCCTTTGTAATTGGAGAGTTTGCTCGGACACAGAGAACATGTGCAGAAGCAGAAGGCCTCCCAACAAAAGACACTCTTTATCTTCATGCCCAAGATGGACATATTTATTTAACCTCACTTGTGTTTGCACTTGTGGAGTGTATTATCTTGTTTATCAGAGCAATTTATCTAGCAATTTTGTTCTCACCCTGTATTACTATGGCACCTTTTGCAAAGTCCCTTGGCCGTCGGTATAGGAGAATATGGCTTCGTGTACTCCATCTTACCCTGGAAAAGGCTGGCCCGGCATTCATAAAATGGGGTCAATGGGCTGCTGCAAGACCAGATCTCTTCCCAAGAGATTTGTGCAGTGAACTTTCAGAACTTCACACACGTGCTCCAGCGCATAGTTTttacttcacccaaaaaagtaTTGAGAAGGCGTTTGGTCGAAGGCTGCctgaaatttttgaaaaatttgaTGAGGAACCTGTGGCATCAGGAAGTGTTGCTCAAGTCCATCAAGCTGTACTCAAATACAGATACCCGGGTCAGCAGATCAAGCCCAGGGTTGTCGCTGTCAAGGTTAGACATCCCGGTGTTGGTGAGGCAATTAGGAGGGACTTCGTGATTATTCATTGTGTAGCCAAAATTTCAAGGTTAATCCCTTATTTGAAGTCGTTGAGATTGGATGAAAGCATTCAGCAATTTGCCGTTTACATGATGTCACAAGTTGATCTGTCAAGGGAAGCTGCACATTTGAGTCGTTTTATCTATAATTTCCGAAGATGGAAGGATGTCTCATTTCCGAGGCCTCTATATCCCCTGGTGCACCCATCCGTTTTAGTGGAAACTTATGAACAGGGCCAAAGTGTTATGCACTATGTTGATGAGCTGGAAGGAAATGAACCAATTAAAAATGCCCTTGCTCACATCGGGTCCCATGCTCTGTTGAAGATGCTTCTG GTTGATAATTTTATCCATGCTGACATGCATCCTGGGAATATTCTTGTCAGAGTATCCCGTTGCAAGTTACCAAGTAAACAACTATGTAGATTGAGGCCTCATGTTGTTTTCCTTGATGTGGGGATGACTGCCGAACTTTCTAAGAGAGATCAACTGAATTTAGTCGAATTCTTCAAGGCTGTAGCCCTTAAAGATGGTCGAACTGTTGCAGAGCGCACTCTGAGATTATCTGGACAGCAAGACTGCCCAAATCCAAGGGCTTTCATTGAG GAAGTagaaaaatcttttaaaatctgGTACTCCCCAGAAGGAGACATCATCCATGCTGCTGACTGCATGCATCAATTGCTTGAGCAAGTTCAGCGGCATAAAGTTCGAATTGATGGCAATGTTTGCACAGTGATGGTGACCACTTTGGTTCTTGAG GGGTGGCAGCGGAAGCTTGATCCAGAATACGATGTGATGCAAACATTACAGACATTGCTCTTTAAGGCTGACTGGGCAGAGTCCCTCATTTACACCCTTGAAGGACTCATGGCCCCGTAA